tggctccaggtcatctataagtctttgctaggtaaagctccgccttatctcagttaactggtcaccatagcaacacccacccatagcacgtgctccagctgGTATATCtcgctggtcatccccaaagccaacacctgctttggccgcctttccttccagttctgtgctgccaatgactggaacgaattgtaaaaatcgctgaagttggagacttaatatctctctcactaactttaagcatcagctatctgagcagcgtacggctgcagctgtacacagaccatctgtaaatagcccatccaactacctcatccccatatagttatttatttttttgctcctttgcacaccagtatttctacttgcacatcatcatctgcacatctatcactccagtgttaatttgctaaattgtaattactttgctactatggcctatttattgccttacctccttactccatttgcacacactgtgtatagatttttctattgtgttattgactgtacttttgtttattctatgtgtaactctgtgttgttgttttttgtcgcactgttttgctttatcttggccaggtcacagttatagatgagaacatgttctcaactggcctacctggttaaataaaggtgaaataaatagaaaaaaataatgaTAACTTGAAAACTAGCACTTGAAACTAGCATAGGCAATAACTATgaagcccacacacacagcacccgtTCTACGGGCGTGTGGGGGAGGGTTCTTGAAATGTAATATCCAATCAAAATCTTGCCGCTGGGAGTCAGCGGACCATTCAACCCGTTTTTGCAATACATTCATCCCGTTTTTGCAAAAGGACACTAGAAACACTATAACAAAGATTATTTATATCTGACAAGATACATGTCTCTCCGCTCTAGGGCAGTTTGCTCCCTCCTATCCTTTATTTtgattggtggatacatctaaTTATTGTCATCCATTTTTGAATATTCaatgagggttgttgacgtcaaTGGCGAGAGATGCTACTAGCCTCATATTATGAATATGCATAGCTACCTCGAGACAAGtccgatataaagtgtttttctcaaagttgctggGATGTCttgtgtcctacttatatcagtacactcataACAACTTAAGCATGACGGAActtctattagatcaaataaaCCTTAAGTATTAACCAATTTCaacactcattgacctccatgCAAACACTCCTTGCTTGGTGGGCGAAACAACGaaaaaacgccacctgctggagggaaacagattgtcttcctcttcttttctgactacaatgacaacagccaggtCAGACAGTTTAACCCTAATGGAGTTGAGATCATATGTTGGTTTTCAAAGGGCGTAACTGAGGGATACGTAGGTCAAAATGTATGCATTTATATGCATGTTTAGGTCTTCAGTGTGTTGATTATATATGTTTAAAAATGTCTGAACTCTGCTTTGTTTTAATGGGCTCTAGTACACTCTCTTAAACATTGAGTCATTCAGTAAATGTTCACTACAAGGATCAATCTTTTTAAAGAAAATAAGCATTACACTTGTGGTGAAatccacaaaaacacacagcagCTCCCTCAAGACACATACAGCAGAGTAGGAACTGCTTCAGAAACATGTCAAGAGCGAGTATGTGATGCGTAAGAGGGCAGTGTGTCTGTCAGTAGTGCTGGTACAGTAAATGATACCCCTCTGAGTCTAGCTGGTCTGCAGGGCCACTCCTTCCCCCACAGGGTCCGTCTGTGCCACTGCCCACAGAATGACTTCAAGCTGGGGCACAGAGAAAGAGACCAACCCTGGCCCCTTGGGACATAATCAAATAACTAAAAGGCAGCTTACTGCCAAAATGTTGGTGACACACTGCATCACGAAGACGTTAAACACAGTACGGTGTATAATGTTCAGCTACATTTTTTGTGAAAACAATCTACACCTCAAGTTCCACCAACCTAAATCTGGCCAATTCAGGTGAGTGTTTtccttactttaaaaaaatactcCTTTCCCACAACCAGGCATGCAAAATCCGATGCGCCAAGCTGGGGGGTGCTTTCTGTGGCTCATTTACAGAGAGATAGCCCCTCCAGCTGGACATGAATTTCAAATGTCTATTACCTCAATTCGAATGGATTTCTCAATTTCTGAATAAATAATGAGAGACAATGTAACAGAGGCAATGGTTTTAGTAAACGATAGTAATTTATTGTTATCAGTATAATAGAATCATGACCGATAAACAAAGCATCTGCATTTCATCAGTGCAATTGTATTAATACCAGAAAAATCATTGTTTATTCCATTTGCATTGCCAGTTAGAACATGTATTAATTAAAAGAATGTCATGGGAATCACACAACAGAAGACTCCAAGTCATAAATGACATACGAGATCATATAAATAATAAACAATCATGCTAGTCAATTCAAGTATGCCATTTCACATGGCTCAATGTGCAAATATACTGTAGCAATGTTAAATCACAAATGGTCCATACAACCAAAATTCAGCTAATTGTTCAATATTTATCTACATAATATAAGGAAGTGATATTTCAATGAGTAGTATACATGTACATCAAATGCATAGATGTGATAGCAAGCCTGCGTATGTCTTTGGCTAAATTGCAGTGAAAGTTTTTTTCAAGAACATGACACCTTGCACCAATTGTGTcacctcctcacagaatacatgGTAAGtatattcaaataaataatcaaataactaaatacaaaaaaaactaaaattgTTTCACATGCTTGAACTGCTACAAAGCAATGGAATACAGATTAGCATAAAAAGCATATAATCCACCATAGGCTTATATTTTAACGTAACCTATATCTTAACATAACCTATATCTTAATGTAACCTATATCTTAACGTAACCTATATCTTAACGTAACCTATATCTTAACGTAAGCTATATCTTAATGTAACCTATATCTTAAAGATGAACTAGATCTGCATGCTTATTATAAGAGGTTTTCAAGGAATGCTTTTAGATCTGTGATGCACTGAAAAACACTACAACGTCTATAGAACAACTATCTTGGGGGAAAATAATGTTTCTCTAGAGTGTCCCTGTATTCCAGGCTGGTCATAGAGTCATCAGTGTACAGGGTGTCCCTCCTGGGCCTTGTTCCTGTCCACGTCACATACTGACCAGTCCCTTACACAGGGCTGTGATGTGAGGCTACAGCTACCTGCTTGGGCTCCTCAACTCGACTTACTGTTTGTCTGGAgcaaggtggggagagagaagagaaagagagagaggagagtgcatTTCAGTACACACTCAAATAGAAAAGCAAATGTGAGTCAAAATATGGACGTTTTTAGTTTGACAAAGGCAAATCCTCATTCAACTAGGTTCATATTAACACAACTACACATAAACCAAACAGTTCTTTTTTCTGATTAGTCTTTTGGCACGTTACCTTTATTTGGGACAAACTTGAGCGAGTTGCTGAATATTCAGAATCGTGAGATGCCTTCCTCCGGACCGTCGTTGACAAACTCATGGCCCAGTCCGTTACCACACTTCCCACAAAGCACCTGGACACCATTaccacaacattacaccactattGAGGTAAGAAGAGACACTGATTTTGGGGTAAACAATCCCATTAAAGGTCAACTCTGATATTTACAGCTAAATATCAGAGTTTAGAGGCACAATCTGGGACATTCATGTAAATCTCTAGGAGAGTCAGCCTACCTTGAAGGCTGTGAGTGACTCCATCATCTTGGTGACACTGTCCTCTTTGATGGTCTCAGTGAAGGCAGGCCACGGGGAGGAGTGGGGGAACTTAGACCTGCTGGAGAACAGCGGGTTGTTGCACTgagaacacacatacatacctagAGAGAACCAGGTAGAGGGGTGTAAAGGGTTATGTCGTCATTATGGAAAGATACACATTATGTACGTAACAAGATATTTATATTGCATTATAATACATGTAATGGCTATTTTAGATGTAGTGAGGTTTTTATACAAACCTTGTATAACACATAAGAGTAGTAGCCTAACCTGCAGCTTAGATAACTGATTAATTAGCCTGTAGTAACGGTTCAGTAGTATTTAATCCTGAAACAAGAGCAAGTTACAACACCAATCAAAGCAAAAATGTGCTTAATCACATAAATACTCACCTGGTTTGAAATGGTCTTTATAGACCTCGCCATCAAAAAATGAGCAAAAAGACATTCTGAATGTAAAGGAAGAACACTATTTGTGGAGATGAGCTTTGACAGCACCACTTAAATAGACTGCCAGCACAGAATGGATCGGGCTACAAGATAAGCTTCCGCACATGTGACCAAGTTGTATTATGCAAGCCCTGCCCACGGTTCAAATCTTGACCACTAGATGTCAGTGTTGGACAAACAGTGAGACAACAAGTGACTCTTGGAGAAAGTCCTGGCGAAGCAAGTGAGTTACAAGAAGCCTAAGTTAAGTGATACATCTAGAATACTTTTCGGGACACACGAACAGCGGACACAAATAACTGTATGGTAGATATAGGAGGAAAATAGATCATAAGAAGTTGATGTCATCCATTTATTTACCAGTTTTCCAAAAAGGCATCTCTGACAGACAAAAAATAATAGGTCAATCATTAATTAAAAACATAACTGGTAAGAGACCAGGGATTCATTGTAAAGAAGatctcaaaaatataaacacattaAGTACATTTATCTTTTCTGAAATGCATAAACCACTTGGATCTTAAGTTCGGCTCTCGTGAGAAGCTTCTTCAGGAGGTGCTCAGTCCAAAGTGCGCTGTCTGTCACTCATACTTGCAGTAGTGTTTGAGTCTCTCAGGCAGTTCCAGCCAGTCCAGAGCCATCCTGTGGACTATGTTTTTCTGGATGCACTTTCTACACAGAGTCTGCAGGGAGGAAACTGAAGCAAGGgatgagaaaagaaagagagaaaagcctTGTTAAATTGAATTAATAGAAACTACAACAACCTCAATCTGAAATATTTgtatgtgtatattgtatatgttTTGGTTTCATTCACTTGACACTTACATCCATATTCCACCTGGACAATGCGAACTTGCTTTGTAGCAGAGTACACATCAACCACAGCAAACAAAGGCAGAAGCATTGGGATGCCCTTAGCTGATGCACCCATATCCTCTCCGTTAATGACAACATGCATGTCAGCCAGGCCCTGTCCTTTGGGCACATACAGCACCCCTATCCGACTACGTCTGGCAGTGGGG
This region of Oncorhynchus tshawytscha isolate Ot180627B linkage group LG25, Otsh_v2.0, whole genome shotgun sequence genomic DNA includes:
- the msrb1b gene encoding methionine-R-sulfoxide reductase B1b, whose amino-acid sequence is MSFCSFFDGEVYKDHFKPGMYVCSQCNNPLFSSRSKFPHSSPWPAFTETIKEDSVTKMMESLTAFKVLCGKCGNGLGHEFVNDGPEEGISRFUIFSNSLKFVPNKDKQ